In a genomic window of Streptomyces sp. NBC_01231:
- a CDS encoding sugar ABC transporter ATP-binding protein, with protein sequence MAPEPSLLSMSGITKSFPGVRALDGVDLDVQAGEVHCLLGQNGAGKSTLIKVLAGAHQPDTGTIRWRGEDVTLRSPIAAMRLGIATIYQELDLVEHLSVAENVHLGHEPTAAGFVVRGKAARSSTAALLKRLGHPEIDPTRLVGRLSAAQQQIVSMARALSHDVRLIVMDEPSAALDPDEVDNLFRIVGDLTADGVAVVYISHRLEEIRRIGDRVTVLKDGRAVAGGLPAKSTPTREVVALMTGRNVEYVFPDRPVSAPEAAAVLEVEGLAREGEFEPLDLRVRPGEIVGLAGLVGSGRSEILETIYGARKPTAGRVLVDGRALRPGSVRAAVRAGLGLAPEERKAQALLMLESVTRNVSVSSMSRFSRGGWIDRGAEHGAARAATRELSLRPDNPDVPVRTLSGGNQQKAVLARWLLRGCRVLLLDEPTRGVDIGARAELYAVVRRLADEGLAVLLVSSEVPEVLGLADRVLVLREGRVVHAAGARDLDEHRVLDLVMEGSPAT encoded by the coding sequence ATGGCACCAGAACCATCGCTGCTCAGCATGTCCGGCATCACCAAGTCGTTCCCCGGAGTCCGGGCCCTCGACGGCGTCGACCTCGACGTCCAGGCCGGCGAGGTGCACTGTCTGCTCGGCCAGAACGGGGCCGGGAAATCCACGCTCATCAAGGTCCTGGCCGGCGCCCACCAACCGGACACCGGCACCATCCGCTGGCGCGGCGAGGACGTCACGCTCCGCTCGCCGATCGCCGCCATGCGTCTCGGCATCGCCACGATCTACCAGGAACTCGACCTGGTGGAGCACCTCTCCGTGGCCGAGAACGTCCACCTCGGCCATGAACCCACGGCCGCCGGGTTCGTCGTACGGGGCAAGGCCGCCCGATCGTCGACGGCGGCTCTGCTCAAGCGGCTCGGGCACCCGGAGATCGATCCCACCCGGCTGGTGGGGCGGTTGTCGGCGGCGCAGCAGCAGATCGTGTCCATGGCCCGGGCGCTCTCGCACGACGTACGGCTCATCGTGATGGACGAACCGTCCGCCGCACTCGACCCGGACGAGGTGGACAACCTGTTCAGGATCGTCGGCGACCTCACCGCCGACGGTGTCGCCGTCGTCTACATCTCCCACCGGCTGGAGGAGATCCGGCGGATCGGCGACCGGGTGACCGTCCTCAAGGACGGGCGGGCCGTCGCCGGCGGACTGCCCGCCAAGTCGACGCCGACCCGCGAGGTGGTCGCGCTGATGACCGGCCGCAACGTCGAGTACGTCTTCCCCGACCGGCCCGTGTCCGCCCCGGAGGCCGCCGCGGTCCTGGAGGTCGAAGGGCTGGCCCGGGAAGGCGAGTTCGAGCCCCTCGACCTGCGGGTACGGCCAGGGGAGATCGTCGGTCTCGCCGGACTCGTCGGCTCGGGCCGCTCGGAGATCCTGGAAACGATCTACGGCGCCCGCAAACCCACCGCCGGTCGCGTCCTCGTCGACGGTCGCGCACTGCGGCCCGGCAGCGTGCGCGCCGCCGTCCGCGCCGGACTCGGACTCGCTCCGGAGGAACGCAAGGCGCAGGCGCTGCTGATGCTGGAGTCCGTCACCCGCAATGTCTCCGTCTCCTCCATGTCCCGCTTCTCGCGCGGCGGTTGGATCGACCGGGGTGCCGAACACGGGGCGGCCCGGGCCGCCACCCGCGAACTGTCGCTGCGGCCCGACAACCCGGACGTGCCGGTGCGCACGCTGTCCGGCGGCAACCAGCAGAAGGCCGTCCTTGCCCGCTGGCTGCTGCGCGGCTGCCGGGTGCTGCTGCTCGACGAACCCACCCGTGGCGTCGACATCGGCGCCCGCGCCGAGCTGTACGCCGTCGTGCGCCGACTGGCGGACGAGGGCCTCGCCGTGCTGCTGGTCTCCAGCGAGGTCCCCGAGGTCCTCGGCCTCGCCGACCGTGTCCTGGTGCTGCGCGAGGGCCGCGTCGTCCACGCGGCGGGCGCACGCGACCTCGACGAACACCGAGTACTCGACCTGGTCATGGAAGGAAGCCCGGCGACATGA
- a CDS encoding ABC transporter permease: protein MTQPVSPPRDSADKVPSTTEPPAWRSLAFRADVRTLSLLGVLAALIAIGGITKPDAFLDTRNLQLVLTQASVIGVVTVGMTFVITSGGIDLSVGAIVALSSVWATTVATQEYGFAGILFTAVLVGVGCGLVNGLLIAYGGLVPFIATLAMLASARGLALQITDGRTQIVTIDGVLDLGERKSYVLGVPPLVMVFAVVTIIGWLVLNRTTFGRRTVAVGGNAEAARLAGIDVRRQRLYLYLLSGLCCGIAAFLLIILSGSGQNTNGNLYELDAIAAAIIGGTLLTGGRGTITGSVLGVLIFMTITNIFALNNLQSDVQQIAKGAIIVVAVLVQRRTASTT from the coding sequence ATGACGCAGCCCGTCTCCCCGCCCAGGGACAGCGCCGACAAGGTGCCGTCGACGACCGAACCCCCGGCGTGGCGTTCCCTCGCGTTCCGCGCCGACGTGCGCACCCTCTCCCTCCTCGGCGTGCTCGCCGCGCTGATCGCCATCGGCGGCATCACCAAGCCCGACGCGTTCCTCGACACCCGCAACCTCCAACTCGTCCTCACCCAGGCCTCGGTGATCGGTGTCGTCACCGTGGGAATGACCTTCGTCATCACCTCCGGGGGCATCGACCTGTCCGTCGGCGCGATCGTCGCCCTCTCCTCGGTGTGGGCGACCACGGTCGCCACCCAGGAGTACGGCTTCGCGGGCATCCTCTTCACCGCGGTGCTCGTCGGCGTCGGGTGCGGACTGGTCAACGGCCTGCTGATCGCGTACGGCGGGCTGGTCCCGTTCATCGCCACCCTCGCCATGCTGGCCTCGGCCCGCGGACTGGCCCTCCAGATCACCGACGGCCGCACCCAGATCGTCACCATCGACGGCGTCCTCGACCTCGGCGAGCGCAAGTCCTATGTGCTCGGCGTGCCGCCGCTGGTGATGGTGTTCGCGGTCGTGACGATCATCGGCTGGCTCGTGCTGAACCGGACCACCTTCGGGCGCCGCACCGTCGCCGTCGGCGGGAACGCGGAGGCGGCCCGGCTCGCCGGTATCGACGTCCGCCGCCAGCGGCTGTACCTCTATCTGCTGTCCGGGCTGTGCTGCGGCATCGCCGCCTTCCTGCTGATCATCCTGTCCGGCTCCGGCCAGAACACCAACGGCAACCTGTACGAACTCGACGCCATCGCGGCCGCGATCATCGGCGGCACGCTGCTCACCGGGGGACGCGGCACCATCACCGGCTCGGTTCTCGGCGTCCTGATCTTCATGACGATCACCAACATCTTCGCCCTGAACAACCTGCAGAGCGACGTCCAGCAGATCGCCAAGGGCGCGATCATCGTCGTCGCCGTGCTGGTCCAGCGCCGTACCGCGAGCACGACCTGA
- a CDS encoding substrate-binding domain-containing protein, translated as MPEPHTNRFTSRRGLLFGTAAVSAGALLTGCTSNESKDDEPAANDRPAADDKPGKAVTIGFAGPQADHGWLNAINDNAKKRAEKYSDVTLEITEGSNDTAQQIGQIETLINKKVDILVILPADGKALTQVGLKAMRAGIPVVNLDRVFNTPQAYRCWIGGDNYGMGLSAGNYIGEKLKGKSNARVIELAGLDNLELTKQRSQGFDDALKNYPNIKKVARQAADFTVESGQAKMAQLLQAQSKFDALWNHDDDQGVGALRAIEQAGRDDFLMVGGAGALSAFQAIKQDNGVLKATVLYPPTMSASAIDLARALGQSKGVSGLAEFEIPSSITLYSAVVDKSNVDQYMSTGFK; from the coding sequence ATGCCAGAGCCGCACACGAACCGCTTCACCAGTCGCAGAGGACTGCTCTTCGGGACCGCCGCCGTCTCGGCCGGAGCGCTCCTCACCGGTTGCACCAGCAACGAGTCGAAGGACGACGAGCCCGCCGCGAACGACCGGCCGGCCGCCGACGACAAGCCCGGGAAGGCGGTCACCATCGGCTTCGCCGGCCCGCAGGCCGACCACGGCTGGCTCAACGCCATCAACGACAACGCCAAGAAGCGGGCCGAGAAGTACTCCGACGTCACCCTGGAGATCACCGAGGGCTCGAACGACACCGCCCAGCAGATCGGGCAGATCGAGACCCTCATCAACAAGAAGGTCGACATCCTGGTCATCCTGCCCGCCGACGGCAAGGCCCTCACCCAGGTCGGCCTCAAGGCGATGCGCGCGGGCATCCCCGTCGTCAACCTGGACCGGGTCTTCAACACCCCGCAGGCGTACCGCTGCTGGATCGGCGGCGACAACTACGGCATGGGCCTCAGCGCCGGCAACTACATCGGCGAGAAGCTCAAGGGGAAGTCGAACGCCCGGGTCATCGAACTGGCCGGCCTGGACAACCTGGAGCTGACCAAGCAGCGCAGCCAGGGCTTCGACGACGCGTTGAAGAACTACCCCAACATCAAGAAGGTGGCCCGCCAGGCCGCCGACTTCACCGTCGAGTCCGGACAGGCCAAGATGGCCCAACTCCTCCAGGCACAGTCGAAGTTCGACGCGCTGTGGAACCACGACGACGACCAGGGCGTGGGCGCGCTGCGCGCCATCGAGCAGGCCGGACGCGACGACTTCCTGATGGTCGGCGGGGCGGGCGCGCTGTCCGCCTTCCAGGCCATCAAGCAGGACAACGGCGTCCTGAAGGCGACCGTCCTCTACCCGCCGACCATGTCCGCCTCCGCGATCGACCTCGCCCGGGCCCTCGGCCAGTCCAAGGGCGTGAGCGGCCTCGCCGAGTTCGAGATCCCCTCGTCGATCACGCTCTACTCGGCGGTCGTCGACAAGAGCAACGTCGACCAGTACATGTCCACCGGCTTCAAGTGA
- a CDS encoding Gfo/Idh/MocA family oxidoreductase: MAEPQQSEGAGATRPETAEAQRPQRPAAEKPSLRVGMIGYSFMGAAHSQGWRTAGRVFDLPRRPVLSVICGRNETAVRAAADQHGWAAAETDWRALLERDDVDLVDICTPGDSHAEIALAALAAGKHVLCEKPLANTVEEAETMTAAAEEAYRRGQLAMVGFNYRRVPATALARSMVAEGRLGALRHVRVTYLQDWLVDPQFPLTWRLRKELAGSGSLGDLGAHIVDLAQYLTGEQLAGVSALTETFVRERPLPGGPTSGLAAVSATGTGQVTVDDAAVFTGRFTSGALASFEATRYATGRKNALRIELNGERGSLAFDLERLNELSYHDGTEPGAHAGFRRILVTEPDHPYLEAWWPPGHGLGYEHTFVHQARDLVHAIDEGRRPEPSFADGLQVQRVLAAVEESAEKNSVYTPVAS, encoded by the coding sequence ATGGCAGAGCCGCAGCAGTCAGAAGGGGCGGGGGCGACGCGCCCGGAGACGGCCGAGGCGCAGCGTCCCCAGAGGCCTGCGGCCGAGAAGCCGTCACTCCGTGTCGGCATGATCGGCTACTCCTTCATGGGCGCCGCCCACTCCCAGGGCTGGCGCACCGCGGGCCGGGTCTTCGACCTTCCCCGTCGCCCGGTCCTGTCCGTGATCTGCGGGCGGAACGAGACCGCGGTCCGGGCGGCGGCCGACCAGCACGGCTGGGCGGCGGCCGAGACCGACTGGCGGGCCCTGCTGGAACGGGACGACGTCGACCTCGTCGACATCTGCACCCCCGGCGACAGCCACGCCGAGATCGCCCTCGCCGCGCTGGCCGCAGGCAAGCACGTGCTGTGCGAGAAACCCCTCGCGAACACCGTCGAGGAGGCCGAGACGATGACCGCCGCGGCCGAAGAGGCGTACCGGCGAGGTCAGTTGGCGATGGTCGGCTTCAACTACCGACGGGTGCCGGCCACCGCACTGGCCCGCTCCATGGTCGCCGAGGGCCGTCTGGGCGCGCTGCGGCACGTGCGGGTGACATACCTTCAGGACTGGCTGGTGGACCCGCAGTTCCCCCTCACCTGGCGGCTGCGCAAGGAACTCGCGGGCTCCGGTTCGCTGGGCGACCTCGGGGCGCACATCGTCGACCTCGCCCAGTATCTGACGGGCGAACAGCTCGCCGGTGTCTCCGCGCTCACCGAGACCTTCGTCCGGGAACGCCCGCTGCCCGGCGGACCGACCAGCGGCCTTGCCGCCGTCTCGGCCACCGGCACCGGGCAGGTCACCGTGGACGACGCCGCCGTGTTCACCGGCCGCTTCACCTCCGGCGCCCTCGCCTCCTTCGAGGCCACCCGCTACGCCACCGGCCGCAAGAACGCCCTGCGTATCGAACTCAACGGCGAACGCGGCTCGTTGGCCTTCGACCTGGAACGCCTCAACGAACTCTCCTACCACGACGGCACGGAACCCGGAGCGCACGCCGGCTTCCGCCGCATCCTGGTCACCGAACCCGACCACCCCTATCTGGAGGCCTGGTGGCCGCCGGGCCACGGCCTCGGCTACGAGCACACCTTCGTCCACCAGGCCCGCGACCTGGTGCACGCGATCGACGAGGGCCGCCGCCCCGAACCCTCCTTCGCCGACGGGCTGCAGGTGCAGCGCGTGCTGGCGGCCGTGGAGGAGAGCGCGGAGAAGAACTCCGTCTACACACCCGTCGCGAGCTGA
- a CDS encoding sugar phosphate isomerase/epimerase — protein MPRRFTLFTGQWADLPLEEVCRLARDFGYDGLELACWGDHFEVDKALADPSYLDSRHQLLDKYGLKCWAISNHLVGQAVCDAIIDERHQAILPARIWGDGEAEGVRQRAAAEIADTARAAAAFGVDTVIGFTGSAIWHLVAMFPPAPESMIDRGYEDFAERWNPILDVFDAQGVRFAHEVHPSEIAYDYWTTHRALEAVGHRPAFGLNFDPSHFVWQDLDPVGFLWDFRDRIYHVDCKEARKRLDGRNGRLGSHLPWGDPRRGWDFVSAGHGDVPWEDVFRMLRSIDYQGPVSVEWEDAGMDRLQGAPEALNRLKAFDFEPPSASFDAAFGGNG, from the coding sequence ATGCCACGCAGATTCACGCTGTTCACCGGTCAGTGGGCGGACCTCCCGCTCGAAGAGGTCTGTCGCCTGGCCCGCGACTTCGGCTACGACGGTCTCGAACTCGCCTGCTGGGGCGACCACTTCGAGGTCGACAAGGCGCTCGCGGACCCCTCGTACCTCGACTCGCGCCATCAACTGCTCGACAAGTACGGACTGAAGTGCTGGGCGATCTCCAACCACCTGGTCGGCCAGGCGGTGTGCGACGCCATCATCGACGAACGGCATCAGGCGATCCTGCCCGCCCGGATCTGGGGCGACGGCGAGGCGGAGGGTGTTAGGCAGCGGGCCGCCGCCGAGATCGCCGACACCGCCCGGGCCGCGGCCGCCTTCGGAGTCGACACCGTGATCGGCTTCACCGGCTCCGCGATCTGGCACCTGGTCGCCATGTTCCCGCCCGCCCCCGAGTCGATGATCGACCGCGGCTACGAGGACTTCGCCGAGCGCTGGAACCCGATCCTCGACGTCTTCGACGCGCAGGGCGTTCGCTTCGCGCACGAGGTCCACCCCAGCGAGATCGCGTACGACTACTGGACAACGCACCGCGCCTTGGAGGCCGTTGGCCACCGGCCCGCCTTCGGCCTCAACTTCGACCCCTCCCACTTCGTGTGGCAGGACCTCGACCCGGTCGGCTTCCTGTGGGACTTCCGCGACCGGATCTACCACGTCGACTGCAAGGAGGCCCGCAAGCGGCTCGACGGCCGCAACGGCCGCCTCGGCTCCCATCTGCCGTGGGGCGACCCGCGCCGCGGCTGGGACTTCGTCTCCGCGGGACACGGTGACGTCCCCTGGGAGGACGTCTTCCGAATGCTGCGCTCCATCGACTACCAGGGCCCGGTCTCCGTGGAGTGGGAGGACGCGGGCATGGACCGGCTCCAGGGCGCCCCCGAGGCACTGAACCGCCTCAAGGCATTCGACTTCGAGCCGCCGTCGGCTTCCTTCGACGCGGCGTTCGGCGGCAACGGCTAG
- a CDS encoding PQQ-dependent sugar dehydrogenase, which translates to MHTNEGSTSTDRNKTHSRRLSFRKAAALLSGALLAGASLTLTAPQAGAAVTGPAAAPAAPAAAAENFQQVTLAKGEPEVGEAMSLAVLPDRSVLHTSRDGELRLTDAAGTTRLVGKLDVYSHDEEGLQGVGVDPNFTENRFIYLYYAPPLDTPAGDAPETGTAADFAPFDGVNRLSRFVLKADGTLDNASEKKVLDIPASRGLCCHVGGDIDFDAAGNLYLSTGDDTNPFQSDGFTPIDERDGRNPAFDAQRSAGNTNDLRGKILRIKVNADGSYAIPDGNLFAPGTDKTRPEIYAMGFRNPFRFSVDKKTGILYVGDYGPDAGAADPARGPAGQVEFARVTAPGNFGWPYCTGDNDAYVDYDFATKASGAAFDCAAPKNTSPHNTGLTDLPPAQPAWIPYDDGSVPEFGTGSESPMGGPVYHYDPALDSPVKFPEAYDGDFFAGEFGRRWIKRISSDDNGTVQSVNDVPWTGTQIMDMAFGPDGALYVLDYGLAWFGGDENSALYRIENATDGYSPVAQAAASRTSGQAPLKVSLSSAGTADQDGDALTYSWDFGDGGKSTAANPTHTYRKNGTYTATLTAKDPSGRTGSASVQIVVGNTAPKVTLELPKDGALFSFGDAIPFKVKVTDPEDGTIDCSKVKVNFVLGHDSHGHPITSAEGCTGTLQTSADGGHDDDANIFGVVDAEYTDGGGGGQASLTTHDQSVAQPRHRQAEHFGDSSGVSVIAKDTAHGGNTVGDINNGDWISFTPYVLSNAKKITARVSSGGAGGTLEIRAGSARGTLLGKATVPATGGWDTFQDVTANLSRAPGSTTTLFLVFKGRGTGALYDVDDFVFTTS; encoded by the coding sequence GTGCACACGAACGAAGGCAGCACCAGCACCGACAGAAACAAGACCCACAGCCGACGCCTGTCCTTCCGTAAGGCAGCCGCCCTGCTCAGCGGGGCGCTGCTGGCGGGCGCGTCCCTCACCCTCACCGCACCGCAGGCCGGCGCAGCCGTCACCGGTCCGGCCGCGGCTCCCGCCGCACCGGCCGCGGCGGCCGAGAACTTCCAGCAGGTCACCCTCGCCAAGGGCGAACCGGAGGTCGGCGAGGCCATGTCGCTCGCCGTCCTCCCGGACCGCTCCGTCCTGCACACCTCCCGCGACGGCGAGCTCCGCCTCACCGACGCGGCCGGCACCACCCGTCTGGTCGGCAAGCTCGACGTCTACTCCCACGACGAGGAGGGCCTCCAAGGCGTCGGCGTCGACCCGAACTTCACAGAGAACCGTTTCATCTACCTCTACTACGCGCCCCCGCTGGACACCCCGGCCGGTGACGCGCCCGAGACCGGCACCGCGGCCGACTTCGCCCCCTTCGACGGCGTCAACCGGCTCTCCCGGTTCGTGCTCAAGGCCGACGGCACCCTCGACAACGCCAGCGAGAAGAAGGTCCTGGACATCCCGGCCTCCCGCGGCCTGTGCTGCCATGTCGGCGGCGACATCGACTTCGACGCGGCGGGCAACCTGTATCTGTCGACGGGCGACGACACCAACCCCTTCCAGTCGGACGGCTTCACGCCCATCGACGAGCGGGACGGCCGCAACCCCGCCTTCGACGCCCAGCGTTCGGCCGGCAACACCAACGACCTGCGCGGCAAGATCCTGCGCATCAAGGTGAACGCCGACGGCTCGTACGCGATCCCCGACGGCAACCTCTTCGCGCCCGGCACGGACAAGACGCGGCCCGAGATCTACGCGATGGGCTTCCGCAACCCGTTCCGCTTCAGCGTCGACAAGAAGACCGGCATCCTCTACGTCGGTGACTACGGCCCCGACGCGGGCGCCGCCGACCCGGCCCGCGGACCGGCCGGCCAGGTCGAGTTCGCCCGTGTCACCGCCCCGGGCAACTTCGGCTGGCCGTACTGCACCGGCGACAACGACGCCTACGTCGACTACGACTTCGCCACCAAAGCCTCCGGCGCTGCCTTCGACTGCGCCGCCCCGAAGAACACCTCCCCGCACAACACCGGCCTGACCGACCTCCCGCCGGCCCAGCCAGCCTGGATCCCGTACGACGACGGATCCGTGCCCGAGTTCGGCACCGGCTCCGAGTCCCCGATGGGCGGCCCGGTCTACCACTACGACCCCGCGCTCGACTCGCCCGTGAAGTTCCCCGAGGCCTACGACGGTGACTTCTTCGCCGGGGAGTTCGGCCGCCGCTGGATCAAGCGGATCAGCAGCGACGACAACGGCACCGTGCAGTCGGTCAACGACGTCCCGTGGACCGGCACCCAGATCATGGACATGGCCTTCGGGCCGGACGGTGCGCTGTACGTGCTCGACTACGGCCTCGCCTGGTTCGGCGGCGACGAGAACTCGGCCCTGTACCGCATCGAGAACGCCACCGACGGCTACTCCCCGGTCGCGCAGGCCGCGGCGAGCCGCACCTCGGGCCAGGCACCGCTGAAGGTGAGCCTCTCCTCCGCGGGCACGGCCGACCAGGACGGCGACGCCCTCACCTACAGCTGGGACTTCGGCGACGGCGGCAAGTCGACGGCGGCGAACCCGACGCACACGTACCGGAAGAACGGCACCTACACGGCGACCCTGACCGCCAAGGACCCGTCCGGCCGCACCGGCAGCGCGAGCGTGCAGATCGTGGTGGGCAACACCGCGCCCAAGGTCACTCTCGAACTCCCCAAGGACGGCGCGCTGTTCAGCTTCGGTGACGCGATCCCCTTCAAGGTGAAGGTCACCGACCCGGAGGACGGCACCATCGACTGCTCCAAGGTCAAGGTCAACTTCGTCCTCGGCCACGACAGCCATGGACATCCGATCACCTCGGCCGAGGGCTGCACCGGCACCCTCCAGACCAGCGCCGACGGCGGCCACGACGACGACGCCAACATCTTCGGTGTCGTCGACGCCGAGTACACCGACGGCGGGGGCGGCGGCCAGGCCTCGCTCACCACGCACGACCAGAGCGTCGCCCAGCCCCGGCACCGCCAGGCCGAGCACTTCGGCGACTCCTCCGGCGTCTCGGTCATCGCCAAGGACACCGCGCACGGCGGCAACACCGTCGGCGACATCAACAACGGCGACTGGATCTCCTTCACGCCGTACGTGCTGAGCAACGCCAAGAAGATCACCGCACGCGTCTCCTCGGGCGGCGCGGGCGGCACCCTGGAGATCCGCGCCGGTTCCGCGCGCGGCACCCTGCTCGGCAAGGCGACCGTCCCGGCGACCGGCGGCTGGGACACCTTCCAGGACGTCACGGCCAACCTGTCCCGCGCCCCCGGGAGCACGACCACGCTGTTCCTGGTCTTCAAGGGAAGGGGCACCGGAGCCCTCTACGACGTGGACGACTTCGTCTTCACCACGAGCTGA